A stretch of the Acidimicrobiales bacterium genome encodes the following:
- a CDS encoding putative quinol monooxygenase has protein sequence MSKIAVFATIKAKAGKGDEVAVALATMFPVVESEEGTEVYVLHRVEGDPDTILFYELYADAESLGAHGGSDAMKAVGAGLRDLADGRPEIVLATPVQAKGISLEG, from the coding sequence GTGTCGAAGATCGCCGTGTTCGCGACCATCAAGGCCAAGGCCGGGAAGGGCGACGAGGTCGCCGTCGCCCTGGCCACGATGTTCCCCGTGGTCGAGTCCGAGGAGGGCACCGAGGTCTACGTCCTCCACCGGGTGGAGGGCGACCCCGACACCATCCTGTTCTACGAGCTCTACGCCGACGCCGAGTCCCTCGGCGCCCACGGCGGCAGCGACGCAATGAAGGCGGTCGGGGCCGGTCTCCGGGATCTCGCCGATGGGCGTCCCGAGATCGTCCTCGCCACGCCGGTGCAGGCCAAGGGCATCTCGCTCGAGGGCTGA
- a CDS encoding DnaJ domain-containing protein: MTHYEVLGLAPDAGEAEVRRAYLALARRHHPDVVAGSPPAERADAERRMREVNEAWRVLGDRTRRAAYDRRLAGGADPDGDAETSVFRPFEPGDDDPDPLDVADHPYRDDPAALAPGRRIATVAPIALFAASVGAGAVGLALGSAPLLGLAVALFVLSCVGFLVVPLLALARATRDEG, encoded by the coding sequence GTGACCCACTACGAGGTGCTCGGGCTGGCGCCCGATGCCGGCGAGGCAGAGGTCCGGCGGGCCTACCTCGCCTTGGCCCGGCGGCACCACCCCGACGTGGTCGCCGGCTCCCCGCCCGCGGAGCGGGCCGACGCCGAGCGGCGCATGCGCGAGGTGAACGAAGCTTGGCGCGTACTCGGCGACCGGACCCGGCGGGCCGCCTACGACCGACGCCTCGCCGGCGGCGCTGATCCCGACGGGGACGCCGAGACCTCGGTCTTCCGGCCCTTCGAGCCGGGTGACGACGACCCCGACCCCCTCGACGTCGCCGACCATCCCTACCGGGACGACCCTGCGGCCCTGGCCCCCGGTCGACGCATCGCCACCGTCGCGCCCATCGCCCTGTTCGCGGCCAGCGTGGGGGCAGGCGCGGTGGGCCTGGCGCTCGGTTCGGCGCCGTTGCTCGGGCTGGCGGTGGCGCTGTTCGTGCTGTCCTGTGTGGGCTTCCTGGTGGTGCCCCTCCTGGCCCTGGCCAGGGCGACCCGCGACGAAGGGTGA
- a CDS encoding carboxypeptidase-like regulatory domain-containing protein, translating into MSLSHGRGRHVVVLLAPLLLATIVGCSSPRGFQALPEPETVTTLEATSTSRPDRSQVRLREVRGTTTTTTVAIVGAGGDATLVGRVDGPNGPVGGATVLIERFVGGEVAAVMVPTAPDGTWNLPDVLGGRYRIRAWRVPDLALIRPTILFLRSGQTRGVEQRLELVERERVDTVAAPNPPIVDEPTNLKVRLSTWAVDDDGIVRSRPRPGVSVRLGGTGSWSVRSANPVTTGSDGSATFTLVCQTTGRQPLVATLDGTDTVMLVVADCTTAPTTTTTTDGTATTDPGGGSGTTTTTTEGKTTTTADDDG; encoded by the coding sequence GTGTCCCTCTCTCACGGCCGCGGCCGCCACGTCGTCGTGCTCCTCGCCCCGCTGCTCCTCGCGACCATCGTCGGCTGCTCGTCCCCGCGGGGGTTCCAAGCGCTGCCGGAGCCCGAGACGGTCACCACCCTCGAGGCCACCTCCACCTCCCGGCCCGACCGCAGCCAGGTCCGCCTCCGCGAGGTGCGGGGCACCACGACCACCACGACGGTGGCCATCGTGGGGGCTGGCGGCGACGCCACCCTGGTGGGTCGGGTCGACGGTCCGAACGGGCCCGTCGGGGGGGCGACCGTGCTGATCGAGCGGTTCGTCGGTGGCGAGGTGGCCGCCGTCATGGTGCCGACGGCCCCCGACGGCACGTGGAACCTCCCGGACGTCCTCGGCGGTCGCTACCGGATCCGTGCCTGGCGGGTGCCCGACCTGGCGCTCATCCGGCCCACCATCCTCTTCCTGCGGTCTGGCCAGACGCGCGGCGTCGAGCAGCGCCTCGAGCTCGTCGAGCGCGAGCGGGTCGACACCGTGGCGGCGCCGAACCCGCCCATCGTCGACGAGCCGACCAACCTCAAGGTCCGGCTCTCGACCTGGGCGGTCGACGACGACGGCATCGTGCGATCGCGCCCACGCCCCGGGGTCTCGGTGAGGCTCGGGGGGACCGGCTCCTGGAGCGTTCGCAGCGCCAACCCGGTCACCACCGGCAGTGACGGCTCGGCGACCTTCACGCTGGTCTGCCAGACGACCGGGCGTCAGCCCCTCGTCGCCACCCTCGACGGCACCGACACCGTCATGCTGGTCGTAGCGGACTGCACCACGGCTCCGACCACCACGACAACCACGGACGGGACGGCGACCACCGATCCCGGCGGGGGGTCCGGGACCACGACCACCACGACAGAGGGGAAGACGACCACCACTGCAGACGACGATGGCTGA
- the trpE gene encoding anthranilate synthase component I, which yields MFRPSRDDFRDLARGHTVVPVWREVLGDLITPVAAFARVVGEEPGFLLESVEHGERWGRFSFIGRRPTATLVARGAVVTVDGAIPDGIPLDRGVLAAVEALLGAYRSPSLPELPPLHGGLVGYLGYDIVREVEHLPDVPPDDHGLPDAVLSVIGQLAVFDHWRQRVILIDNVIVEPGATDQELDAAYDEALLRLDQLAADGARPTDEPVVDPPDPGDPLPEVSSSMGPGVYEAAVDVAKEHILEGDIFQVVLSQRFDLTLDADPFDVYRVLRQVNPSPYMYFVRHPDVTLVGSSPEPMVQLLGGRVVSRPIAGTRRRGATDEEDRRLAGELAEHPKEVAEHIMLVDLARNDVGRVAEFGSVAMDELMTLERYSHVMHLTSQVSGRLRPGLGPVDVLRATMHAGTVTGAPKVRAMEIIDELEPVKRGPYAGVVGYLDFSGNLDTAIAIRTMVVREGTASVQAGAGIVADSDPQAEEAETRSKAAALLAAVPAARRMTAKRHEAAT from the coding sequence ATGTTCCGACCCAGCAGGGACGACTTCCGCGACCTGGCGCGGGGACACACCGTGGTGCCCGTGTGGCGGGAGGTCCTCGGCGACCTGATCACGCCGGTGGCGGCCTTCGCACGGGTCGTGGGCGAGGAGCCGGGGTTCCTCCTCGAGTCCGTCGAGCACGGCGAGCGGTGGGGCCGCTTCTCCTTCATCGGCCGGCGGCCGACGGCCACCCTGGTGGCCCGCGGCGCGGTGGTGACCGTCGACGGGGCGATCCCCGACGGCATCCCCCTCGACCGTGGGGTCCTCGCCGCCGTCGAGGCCCTGCTCGGCGCCTACCGATCGCCCTCCCTCCCCGAGCTTCCCCCGCTGCACGGTGGTCTGGTCGGCTACCTCGGCTACGACATCGTGCGCGAGGTGGAGCACCTCCCCGACGTGCCCCCCGACGACCACGGCCTCCCGGACGCGGTGCTCAGCGTCATCGGGCAGCTGGCGGTCTTCGACCACTGGCGCCAGCGGGTGATCCTGATCGACAACGTCATCGTGGAGCCGGGCGCGACCGACCAGGAGCTCGACGCCGCCTACGACGAGGCCCTGCTCCGGCTCGACCAGCTCGCCGCCGACGGTGCCCGCCCGACCGACGAGCCGGTGGTCGACCCGCCCGACCCGGGAGACCCCCTGCCCGAGGTCAGCTCGTCGATGGGGCCCGGCGTCTACGAGGCGGCAGTCGACGTGGCCAAGGAGCACATCCTCGAGGGCGACATCTTCCAGGTGGTGCTGTCGCAGCGCTTCGACCTCACCCTCGACGCCGACCCCTTCGACGTCTACCGGGTGCTGCGCCAGGTGAACCCGAGTCCCTACATGTACTTCGTCCGCCACCCCGACGTGACGCTGGTGGGTTCGTCGCCCGAGCCGATGGTCCAGCTCCTCGGCGGCCGGGTGGTGTCCCGCCCCATCGCCGGGACCCGTCGCCGGGGGGCCACCGACGAGGAGGACCGCCGCCTCGCTGGCGAGCTGGCCGAGCACCCCAAGGAGGTGGCGGAGCACATCATGCTGGTCGACCTGGCCCGCAATGACGTCGGCCGCGTCGCCGAGTTCGGTAGCGTCGCCATGGACGAGCTCATGACCCTCGAGCGCTACAGCCATGTGATGCACCTCACCTCGCAGGTGTCGGGCCGGCTCCGTCCGGGGCTCGGGCCGGTCGACGTGCTGCGGGCCACGATGCACGCCGGCACCGTCACCGGCGCTCCCAAGGTCCGGGCCATGGAGATCATCGACGAGCTCGAGCCCGTCAAGCGCGGCCCCTACGCGGGTGTGGTCGGCTACCTCGACTTCTCGGGCAACCTCGACACGGCCATCGCCATCCGGACCATGGTCGTGCGCGAGGGCACCGCGTCGGTGCAGGCGGGTGCTGGCATCGTCGCCGACAGTGACCCCCAGGCGGAAGAGGCGGAGACCCGGAGCAAGGCGGCGGCGCTCCTCGCCGCCGTGCCCGCCGCTCGCCGCATGACCGCCAAGCGCCACGAGGCTGCGACATGA
- the hisI gene encoding phosphoribosyl-AMP cyclohydrolase, with product MDAATTIDATDDELGRVTYDAAGLVPAIVQDRATGQVLMMAWMNAATLRRTLAEGRTVFWSRSRKEEWAKGDTSGDRQWVREAYFDCDGDTLLFVVDQEGKGACHTGEVSCFYRPFGSG from the coding sequence ATGGACGCCGCCACGACCATCGATGCGACCGACGACGAGCTGGGCCGCGTCACGTACGACGCCGCCGGCCTGGTGCCCGCCATCGTGCAGGACCGGGCGACCGGCCAGGTCCTGATGATGGCGTGGATGAACGCCGCGACCCTCCGGCGCACCCTTGCCGAGGGTCGCACCGTCTTCTGGAGCCGCTCCCGCAAGGAGGAGTGGGCCAAGGGGGACACCTCGGGCGACCGCCAGTGGGTGCGCGAGGCGTACTTCGACTGCGACGGCGACACGCTGCTCTTCGTGGTCGACCAGGAGGGCAAGGGCGCGTGCCACACCGGTGAGGTGAGCTGCTTCTACCGGCCCTTCGGATCCGGCTGA
- a CDS encoding DsbA family oxidoreductase, which produces MQVEIWSDVVCPWCYIGKRHLEAALADFEHADEVEVVWRSFELDPAAPGVREGRYVERLARKYRTSVEGAQGMVDRMTAAGAQAGLDLRFDLVRSGNTFDAHRLIHLAAARGIQDRVEERLLAATFTEGEPIADHAALARLGVEAGLDPDEVTEVLASGAFADEVRADERRATEIDVTGVPYFLIDGRGIGGAQPPETLLRVLRRAWEARVS; this is translated from the coding sequence ATGCAGGTCGAGATCTGGTCCGACGTCGTCTGCCCCTGGTGCTACATCGGCAAGCGCCACCTCGAGGCCGCTCTCGCCGACTTCGAGCACGCCGACGAGGTAGAGGTCGTGTGGCGGTCGTTCGAGCTCGACCCTGCTGCGCCCGGCGTTCGTGAGGGCCGCTACGTCGAGCGCCTGGCGCGCAAGTACCGCACCTCGGTCGAGGGCGCCCAGGGCATGGTCGACCGCATGACGGCGGCCGGGGCGCAAGCCGGGCTCGACCTGCGCTTCGACCTCGTCCGGTCGGGCAACACCTTCGACGCCCACCGGCTCATCCACCTCGCCGCCGCCCGGGGGATCCAGGACCGCGTCGAGGAGCGTCTGCTGGCCGCCACCTTCACCGAGGGCGAACCCATCGCCGACCACGCCGCGCTCGCCCGCCTGGGGGTGGAGGCCGGGCTCGACCCCGACGAGGTGACCGAGGTCCTGGCCTCTGGGGCATTCGCCGACGAGGTGCGCGCCGACGAGCGGCGGGCCACCGAGATCGACGTCACCGGTGTGCCGTACTTCCTCATCGACGGTCGGGGCATCGGCGGCGCCCAGCCCCCCGAGACCCTCCTGCGCGTCCTCCGGCGAGCCTGGGAGGCTCGGGTCTCCTGA
- a CDS encoding antibiotic biosynthesis monooxygenase translates to MILEHAILDVTPGQEAAFEVAFRRAKAIIAGAQGCSSVALRRCVEHPNRYLLLVEWERLEDHTEGFRGSAAYEEWRDLLHHFYDPFPVVEHFEELEGTSSR, encoded by the coding sequence ATGATCCTCGAACACGCGATCCTCGACGTGACCCCGGGACAGGAGGCCGCCTTCGAGGTCGCCTTCCGGCGGGCGAAGGCGATCATCGCCGGGGCGCAGGGCTGCTCGTCGGTAGCCCTCCGCCGCTGCGTCGAGCACCCCAACCGCTATCTGCTCCTGGTGGAGTGGGAGCGCCTTGAGGACCACACCGAGGGCTTCCGGGGCTCGGCGGCCTACGAGGAGTGGCGCGACCTGTTGCACCACTTCTACGACCCGTTCCCTGTGGTCGAGCACTTCGAGGAGCTGGAGGGCACATCTTCGCGATGA
- the hisF gene encoding imidazole glycerol phosphate synthase subunit HisF has product MVQAARVIPCLDLDAGRVVKGVNFLDFRDAGDPVEVAARYDAQGADEVVFLDTTASSDDRDTMVEVVARAAEEVFIPLTVGGGVRTVDDARRLLRAGADKVGVNSAAVARPELVAEISGMFGAQCVVVSIDARRTEWGFEVYTHGGRRPTGIDAVAWAAEVEARGAGEILLTSMDRDGTGDGFDLELIQRVVDACGIPVIASGGVGTLQHLVDGVLEGHADAVLAASIFHFGEHTVAEAKEAMAAAGVVVRPPD; this is encoded by the coding sequence ATGGTGCAGGCGGCCCGCGTCATCCCCTGCCTCGATCTGGATGCCGGGCGCGTGGTGAAGGGGGTCAACTTCCTCGACTTCCGCGATGCCGGCGACCCAGTGGAGGTCGCGGCCCGATACGACGCCCAAGGCGCCGACGAGGTCGTCTTCCTCGACACCACCGCGTCCTCCGACGACCGCGACACGATGGTCGAGGTGGTCGCCCGTGCCGCGGAGGAGGTCTTCATCCCCCTCACGGTCGGCGGAGGGGTGCGTACCGTCGATGACGCCCGTCGCCTCCTCCGTGCCGGCGCCGACAAGGTCGGCGTGAACTCGGCTGCCGTGGCCCGACCCGAGCTGGTGGCGGAGATCTCTGGCATGTTCGGCGCTCAGTGTGTGGTGGTGTCGATCGACGCGCGCCGCACGGAGTGGGGCTTCGAGGTGTACACCCACGGGGGCCGGCGACCCACGGGCATCGACGCCGTGGCGTGGGCGGCCGAGGTGGAGGCGCGTGGCGCCGGCGAGATCCTGCTGACCTCCATGGACCGCGACGGCACGGGCGATGGCTTCGACCTGGAGCTGATCCAGAGGGTCGTCGACGCCTGTGGCATCCCGGTGATCGCCAGCGGCGGGGTCGGCACCCTGCAGCACCTCGTCGACGGCGTCCTCGAGGGCCACGCCGACGCTGTGCTCGCCGCCTCGATCTTCCACTTCGGGGAGCACACCGTGGCCGAGGCCAAAGAGGCCATGGCCGCGGCCGGCGTCGTCGTCCGCCCACCCGACTGA
- a CDS encoding ABC-F family ATP-binding cassette domain-containing protein: protein MLSVRDLSVEVGGRLTLADATFSVRAGDKVGLVGRNGAGKTSMLKVMAGAAPPHSGTVSIQGALGYLNQDPRNTTALDGTTALSHVLAGRGLDEITTRIEKARLACEEDPSERNVARLSKAQDAFEHEGGYAAEAEIRRIASGLGLADDRLEMPLKVLSGGERRRVELTRILFAGSDVLLLDEPTNHLDTDAKAWIMGFLRGYRGALLVVSHDLDLLDEAITRILHLDRAGDGVGHMVEYKGTYTQYREARAADEVRLAKTVAAQDAEIHRLASLADSMRGQTAKRARTAKSLDKRVSRLEGAKVTGPTRERSMAVRLPDPPHAGKVVLEVEGLAKSYDGPPIFTDVAFDLGRGERLMVMGLNGAGKTTLLRILAGQSEPDSGTVRFGLNVSTGYYAQEHENIAAGTDLLTHVQAEADRPLVELRSLLGMFGLSGEMAFQDAGTLSGGEKTKLSLTLLTAGRHNLLLLDEPTNNLDPPSRTAVAHALGGWKGSMILVSHDPEFVRELAPQRVLMMPEGTLDYWSDDLLDLVAMA from the coding sequence ATGCTCTCCGTGCGCGATCTCTCGGTGGAGGTGGGTGGTCGGCTGACGCTGGCCGACGCCACCTTCAGCGTGCGCGCCGGCGACAAGGTCGGCCTCGTGGGTCGCAACGGGGCCGGCAAGACCTCGATGCTCAAGGTGATGGCGGGCGCGGCGCCGCCCCACAGCGGCACCGTCTCCATCCAGGGTGCCCTCGGCTACCTCAACCAGGACCCCCGGAACACCACCGCCCTCGACGGCACCACGGCCCTGTCGCACGTCCTGGCCGGCCGAGGCCTCGACGAGATCACCACCCGGATCGAGAAGGCCCGCCTGGCGTGCGAAGAGGACCCCTCCGAGCGCAACGTGGCTCGGCTCAGCAAGGCCCAGGACGCGTTCGAGCACGAGGGCGGCTACGCCGCCGAGGCCGAGATCCGCCGAATCGCCTCCGGTCTCGGTCTGGCCGACGACCGCCTCGAGATGCCCCTGAAGGTCCTCTCCGGCGGCGAGCGCCGTCGCGTCGAGCTGACCCGCATCCTCTTCGCCGGCAGCGACGTCCTCCTGCTCGATGAGCCGACCAACCACCTCGACACCGACGCCAAGGCATGGATCATGGGCTTCCTCCGCGGCTACCGGGGTGCCCTGCTGGTGGTGAGCCACGACCTCGACCTGCTTGACGAAGCGATCACCCGGATCCTCCACCTCGACCGGGCCGGCGACGGGGTTGGGCACATGGTGGAGTACAAGGGCACCTACACCCAGTACCGGGAGGCCCGGGCCGCCGACGAGGTGCGCCTGGCCAAGACGGTGGCGGCCCAGGACGCCGAGATCCACCGGCTGGCGTCGCTGGCCGACTCCATGCGGGGCCAGACGGCCAAGCGGGCCCGCACCGCCAAGTCGCTCGACAAGCGGGTCTCCCGCCTCGAGGGGGCCAAGGTGACCGGCCCGACGCGGGAGCGCAGCATGGCGGTGCGCTTGCCCGACCCCCCGCACGCCGGCAAGGTGGTGCTGGAGGTCGAGGGGCTGGCGAAGTCCTACGACGGGCCCCCGATCTTCACCGACGTGGCCTTCGACCTCGGCCGGGGCGAGCGCCTGATGGTCATGGGCCTCAATGGGGCCGGCAAGACCACGCTCCTGCGCATCCTGGCCGGCCAGAGCGAACCCGACTCCGGCACGGTGCGCTTCGGGCTCAACGTGTCGACGGGTTACTACGCCCAGGAGCACGAGAACATCGCCGCCGGCACCGACCTCCTCACCCACGTCCAGGCCGAGGCCGACCGCCCGCTCGTCGAGCTCCGCTCCCTGCTCGGCATGTTCGGGCTCTCCGGGGAGATGGCCTTCCAGGACGCTGGCACGCTCTCCGGTGGTGAGAAGACCAAGCTCTCGCTGACCCTCCTCACCGCCGGGCGCCACAACCTGCTCTTGCTCGACGAGCCGACCAACAACCTCGACCCGCCGTCCCGCACCGCGGTCGCCCACGCCCTGGGGGGCTGGAAGGGCTCGATGATCCTCGTCAGCCACGATCCGGAGTTCGTGCGCGAGCTGGCGCCGCAACGGGTGCTGATGATGCCCGAGGGGACCCTCGACTACTGGAGCGACGACCTCCTCGACCTCGTTGCGATGGCCTGA
- a CDS encoding 1-(5-phosphoribosyl)-5-[(5-phosphoribosylamino)methylideneamino] imidazole-4-carboxamide isomerase, with amino-acid sequence MIDLYPAIDLRGGRCVRLYQGDFSRETVYGDDPVAVARAYEDAGAPWIHVVDLDASRGQGSNRELVIAVAAAVSVPVQTGGGVRDTSLLDEGVSRIVLGSVAVGEPDLAARLIQEAPGQVAIGLDHWDGQVRVRGWEDGAGVELFEALAWPELSGAASFVVTNIARDATLEGPDLDGYRRLLEVTDTPVVASGGVGSLDDLRALDCIGVSGVIVGKALYEGRFDVTGALEVLAGP; translated from the coding sequence ATGATCGACCTCTACCCCGCCATCGACCTGCGCGGTGGCCGCTGCGTGCGGCTCTACCAGGGCGACTTCTCCAGGGAGACCGTCTACGGCGACGACCCGGTGGCGGTGGCGCGGGCCTACGAGGACGCCGGCGCCCCGTGGATCCACGTCGTGGACCTCGACGCCTCCCGGGGGCAGGGCTCGAACCGCGAGCTCGTCATCGCCGTCGCCGCCGCCGTGTCGGTGCCGGTGCAGACCGGTGGCGGCGTGCGTGACACCTCGCTGCTGGACGAAGGCGTCAGTCGGATCGTCCTCGGGAGCGTTGCGGTGGGCGAGCCGGACCTCGCCGCCCGCCTCATCCAGGAGGCGCCCGGCCAGGTCGCCATCGGGCTGGACCACTGGGACGGTCAGGTCCGGGTCCGGGGCTGGGAGGACGGAGCGGGCGTCGAGCTGTTCGAGGCGCTGGCCTGGCCAGAGCTCAGCGGCGCGGCGTCGTTCGTCGTCACCAACATCGCGCGGGACGCGACGCTCGAGGGCCCCGACCTCGACGGCTACCGAAGGCTGCTGGAGGTGACCGACACCCCAGTCGTGGCCAGCGGAGGGGTGGGATCGCTCGACGACCTGCGTGCCCTCGACTGCATCGGTGTGTCCGGGGTCATCGTGGGCAAGGCCCTGTACGAGGGGCGCTTCGACGTGACCGGTGCCCTCGAGGTCCTCGCCGGTCCGTAG
- the hisH gene encoding imidazole glycerol phosphate synthase subunit HisH, producing the protein MTDAGRPLVAVLDYGIGNLRSAQKALERVGADARLTADHGLISEAAGVVLPGVGAFGSCMAALRRTGLDEPAAEAASERPFLGVCVGMQLLYEGSEEDPGVPGLGVLPGTVRRLPDGVKRPQMQWNTLDIVGEPALFERVERPVWVYFVHSYAADPGEHVVATCHYGRPLAAAVERGRLWATQFHPEKSSTAGLAILGNWVRRLGAEVPA; encoded by the coding sequence GTGACCGACGCCGGGCGCCCGCTCGTCGCCGTCCTCGACTACGGCATCGGCAACCTCCGGTCGGCCCAGAAGGCGCTGGAGCGCGTCGGGGCCGATGCCCGTCTCACCGCCGACCACGGCCTCATCAGCGAGGCCGCCGGTGTGGTCCTGCCCGGGGTGGGGGCGTTCGGGTCGTGCATGGCGGCGCTGCGCCGGACAGGCCTCGACGAGCCGGCCGCCGAGGCCGCCTCGGAGCGACCCTTCCTCGGCGTCTGTGTGGGGATGCAGCTGCTGTACGAGGGCTCCGAGGAGGATCCCGGGGTTCCCGGGCTCGGCGTGCTGCCAGGCACGGTCCGTCGGCTCCCCGATGGGGTCAAGCGCCCGCAGATGCAGTGGAACACCCTCGACATCGTCGGTGAGCCGGCCCTGTTCGAGAGGGTCGAGCGGCCGGTGTGGGTCTACTTCGTGCACTCCTACGCCGCCGACCCGGGCGAGCACGTGGTGGCCACCTGCCACTACGGGCGGCCTCTCGCCGCCGCAGTCGAGCGTGGCCGTCTGTGGGCCACCCAGTTCCACCCCGAGAAATCGTCCACCGCTGGCCTGGCCATCCTGGGAAACTGGGTCCGTCGCCTCGGCGCCGAGGTGCCAGCATGA
- the hisB gene encoding imidazoleglycerol-phosphate dehydratase HisB translates to MTRSARRSRTTKETSIELSVEVDGGGTVEVSTGLPFFDHMLSQLGRHGGFDLVVKAEGDLEVDAHHTVEDVAITLGEAFAEALGDKAGVRRFASGLYPLDEALVEVALDLSGRPFIAYDVELGEVLPLGTPPFDPQMAEHFWQSFAHSAGITLHVNLRTGRNTHHVLEATFKGVARCLRDAVRVEGGGIPSTKGTL, encoded by the coding sequence ATGACCCGTTCCGCCCGCCGCAGCCGCACCACCAAGGAGACCTCCATCGAGCTCTCGGTCGAGGTCGACGGAGGTGGCACCGTCGAGGTGAGCACCGGGCTGCCGTTCTTCGACCACATGCTCTCCCAGCTCGGCCGCCACGGAGGCTTCGACCTGGTGGTCAAGGCCGAGGGCGATCTCGAGGTCGACGCCCACCACACCGTCGAAGACGTCGCCATCACCCTCGGGGAGGCCTTTGCCGAGGCGCTCGGCGACAAGGCAGGGGTCCGGCGCTTCGCCAGCGGGCTCTACCCCCTCGACGAGGCGCTGGTGGAGGTGGCGCTCGACCTGTCGGGCCGGCCGTTCATCGCCTACGACGTCGAGCTGGGGGAGGTGCTCCCGCTCGGGACGCCGCCGTTCGACCCGCAGATGGCGGAGCACTTCTGGCAGTCCTTCGCCCACAGCGCCGGCATCACCTTGCACGTGAACCTGCGCACCGGCCGCAACACCCACCACGTCCTCGAGGCGACCTTCAAAGGCGTGGCTCGGTGCCTGCGCGATGCGGTGCGGGTGGAGGGTGGGGGGATCCCGTCCACCAAGGGCACCCTGTGA
- the hisC gene encoding histidinol-phosphate transaminase, with the protein MSAAARPPVRDDLAILEGYHSPQVDVAVRLNTNESPLPPPPAFSDALAAELSRLEWHRYPDRQALELRNAIAGVHGVDPRQVFAANGSNEVIQSVCLAYGGHGRTAALFAPTYLMHGQIARVVGTTVVEGGRAPDLSLDLAEVDRVVAAHGPAITFITSPNNPTGMVEEPDVIRAVADRAPGVVLVDEAYGQFAGWSSLELVDDDRPLVVTRTYSKTWSMAAARLGYLIGPTWLVDELEKVALPYHLDAAKQAAGRIALRFEPEMRERVRALVAERERLAAAMARLPVHQWPSGANFILFRPESRPGAEVWQGLLDRSVLVRDCSSWPGLDGCLRVTVGTPAEGDAFLSALSEVIT; encoded by the coding sequence GTGAGCGCGGCGGCGCGGCCGCCCGTGCGGGACGACCTCGCCATCCTCGAGGGCTACCACTCCCCACAGGTCGACGTGGCGGTGCGGCTCAACACCAACGAATCGCCGCTGCCCCCGCCCCCGGCGTTCTCCGACGCCCTGGCCGCCGAGCTGTCGCGCCTGGAGTGGCACCGCTACCCGGACCGACAGGCCCTCGAGCTGCGCAACGCCATCGCCGGGGTCCACGGCGTCGACCCCCGCCAGGTCTTCGCCGCGAACGGCTCCAACGAGGTCATCCAGAGCGTGTGCCTGGCGTACGGGGGTCACGGGCGCACCGCGGCGTTGTTCGCGCCCACCTACCTCATGCACGGCCAGATCGCCAGGGTGGTGGGGACGACGGTCGTCGAAGGAGGGCGCGCCCCGGACCTCTCGCTCGACCTCGCAGAGGTCGACCGGGTCGTCGCCGCCCACGGGCCTGCCATCACGTTCATCACGTCGCCGAACAACCCCACGGGCATGGTCGAGGAGCCCGACGTGATCCGCGCCGTGGCCGACCGCGCGCCGGGGGTGGTGCTCGTCGACGAGGCCTACGGCCAGTTCGCCGGGTGGTCGTCCCTCGAGCTCGTCGACGACGACCGACCCCTCGTCGTCACCCGCACCTACTCGAAGACCTGGTCGATGGCGGCGGCCCGGCTGGGCTACCTCATCGGGCCCACCTGGCTGGTCGACGAGCTGGAGAAGGTGGCGCTCCCGTACCACCTCGACGCCGCCAAGCAGGCCGCCGGTCGCATCGCCCTGCGCTTCGAGCCCGAGATGCGCGAGCGGGTTCGGGCCCTCGTCGCCGAGCGCGAGCGCCTGGCCGCCGCCATGGCACGCCTGCCGGTCCACCAGTGGCCGTCGGGTGCCAACTTCATCCTCTTCCGTCCCGAGTCCCGTCCCGGGGCCGAGGTGTGGCAGGGGCTGCTCGACCGATCCGTCCTCGTCCGCGACTGCTCGTCGTGGCCCGGCCTCGACGGGTGCCTCCGGGTCACCGTCGGGACACCGGCCGAGGGGGACGCCTTCCTGTCCGCGCTCTCCGAGGTGATCACATGA